The Taeniopygia guttata chromosome 9, bTaeGut7.mat, whole genome shotgun sequence genome segment TGGGCAGGAGTGTCGGTGGCGTGGGGGAcatgggagctgctccctgccttccCTGGTAGGCGTTTGTGGTGTACGCTGGGGACCCGGCGCCACCGGCAGGAACAGGTTTGGCCGGCCGGGGGAAGCGCTTAGTAGGTCAGCCGGGGTGGAGCTGGGCACGGCTGACGCCGGGGTGCCGCCGGTCCACCCAGCCCCCCGGAGTTAGTGGTGGCCTAGGTGCTGGTGGCAAATCATGGGCACTGGTGCCCGCTTTTGTGTAAGGCCCAGACAGGCTTTGTGGGGTCACCTCGGGTGGGTCAGCCCTGCTGGTGGGCATGGCTGGGTTTGGGGCGTGATGGGGGGTGTGCTCTGAAGGGTGTGAGGacctgcccaggctgggtgaCTTGGAAGTACCTACCCCATCTTCCCCGTGGcccagtggggcaggaggaggtggctgGGGTTCGTGCCCTGGTGGGATGCTGTCTGTGGGGCATGGGTGATGCCTAGCTTTACGCTGGTAGGCTGTAGGGCTGGAGATTGACAGATTTTAGGGCTGACATGGGCAGGAGACAGATGCCTGGGGTGCTGCCATTCCAGCTTATGCCCACTGTCCTTGTTCCTGTAGATAGCGAGGGGATCCTTATGCACAACCCCATGAAATGAACAAAGCTCCACAGCCCACAGGAGGAGCCCCGACTGCCCCGCACCCCGCCCCTTCTCCTGGACTGCCACAGGTAACTgtcccctgcagggctgggggacccAGCTTTGCCTCCCCAGTTGGTACCAAGGGCAGTGGTACCATCcctttccctgcctgccttCTTCCAGCCGACGTTCCCACCTGGTCAGACGGCACCTGTGGTTTTTAACCCGGCACCGACCTCACAAATGAATACGCCTTCTCAGCCGCGCCAGGTAAGGATTTTgtccagagctgcagagggtgAGAAGGGGTATCCAGCAGCTTTCTGCTTCCTGGCCGATTAGCCCACACTGCCACGGAACCCAGGGGTGTTAGGAGCAATATGGTGCCTCTCGGGCATGGTGTGTGCCTGTGAAGGGGGAATGAGCCCATGATCTGGACCATGACTGCCACCTGAGGACCTCCTGGCTCTGGGGTGGGAGGGCAGGCGCCTCCAATGAGGATGCCCACAGAGTGActgcttttctctccttcctcccctgccccaaacctccctttcctcctctctcagTTTCCAGCAGGGCCTCGGGCTATTCACCAGCAGGTACTAACCCGCTTCCTCTGCCCTGCATGCTGAACACCCTTCCCCGACACTGCATAGAAACACACACCTTGGGCAtgaaggggctggggagcatATGGGGACCCTGGACTCTAGGGACAGGCTGGTCTGGGGAAAGTGCAGGATGCCTGCTTGACTTTGGGTGGGTTTCTCTGCAGTgtctccccagctccctccttgCATGAAGCCTGCAGCAtgtggctgtgcctgtgctAACTCCGGCCCAGGCTGTTGCTTCTGCCCGTGcccttcctcatttttccttttcctccctgctttGCTTGGTCTcccaaggccctgcagtggcGTGCAAGGCTCTGGACCTCCCATCAGCCCTCTTGtttggaggagctgctggggacagaTCTGGTGACATCCTTGGCTGTGCTGTCTGGGAGCTCATCAgacccatccctgccccttgGGAGGTCCCTACAAGGGACCTCAGTATATCTGGGATGTGGGCACAGGGCAAAGGACTCCCTGACCTCTTGTCCGTtcctctgctgtccctgtcccagtgccgGTAACtcctgtctctctctttccccctttccctctgtATGCGTGCGCTTGCTAACAGGGAGGATTCAGGTCTCTTCAGGTAACACTTTCTCCTTGCCCCGGGGGTGCGTGCGCGGACCCTTCCTTGCCCGCTCAtcgctgggctggagctgctgctcccgggGATGGCGAACAAGCTGGGTCGGGATGAACGGCATTGGCCGGGCTGGGAATAGGGATGGGAATAGGGATCTTCACGTGTTGTCCGGCTCCGGCATGGCGGGACTACAGGTCCCAGCATCCCCCGCGAGCGCCGGGAGCCGGTGCAGAGCACGCCGGGACCGCCGCCGCCGAGCTGCGTGCGGCCGTGGCCGGCCCCGGGCGCCTGAGCTGCCGGCCCGGgagggctgggccgggccgcgccgggcaTGAGCTGGGTCGGGTGGACCCAGGCGGCCCCGCAGGTGCATGGGGACAGGATGGTGCCGGGGTGGGGGGGGCCTAGTGAGCTGCCGAGGCGGTGCTGCATCCCGGCAGCATGGGGGGGGCTGGTGTCTTCCCCCGGGTGCGGTGGTGGCAGCAAAAGGTGCTGGAGTTCCTGCTGACGCTGTGCCCCATCTCTCCCCAAGCATTTCTACCAGAACAGGGCACAGCCTCCCGCCAGTGCGTCCCGCGTGCAGAGTAACACgacggctcggcccggccctccTGCCCATGTGTATCCAGCTGCTTCCCAGGTGATGATGATACCCTCCCAGATATCCTACACACCTTCCCAAGGAGCCTATTACATTCCCGGACAGGTGAGGGCTATGCTTTGGACTCTGTGGGAGGGGGTCGGGATGGGCACCGGTGGGAGGTGTTGCATCGGCTTGCAGCCCAGGTCTGTTTTGTGGGGGTGGAAGGGGTCCTGAGACTCTGAGTACCCACTGATTTGagcagggtgctgctggctctgtAGAGAGGCAGCAGACAGTACTGGTCCCCTCCCCAGCAGTTCCCTAGGGCACCTGGTGTCTACTTCACCTATGTTCTGTTCAATGCCCTGGTGTACAACTAGTTCACAGTCAGGTTTGGGGTTACATTAGTGTTTTGGGGGTATGTCCGTGCTCTGCAAGGGACATAACtgacttttcctcttctctcctaTTGCAGGGTCGCTCCACGTACGTTGTCCCGACCCAACAGTACCCGGTCCAACCTGGCGCCCCTAGTTTTTACCCTGGAGCCAGCCCCACAGAGTTCGGGACTTACGGTACAGACAGAGGGGTTGCTCTGCTCCCCGGTGCTCTTTCAGTCCCAGCACTTCCTGGTTTTGTTGCTCCCCTGGCCTCTGCGTCCTGCTGAGCTGAACACAGCTCACTGGGGCTGACTCTGTGATTCCATTACAGGCTGTTTTGGGTGACAGTTGCTTGTTGCCCAGCAGCCCATCATGTCCCACTGGTCTATTCGTACCAATCCACTCACCCCTGTCCTTTTCCAAATTGGGGCTGTTTAATATTTAACTCTGCTGGCGGAGGGCTGGGGCAGACTTtatcccctacttcccctcaCTTGCTGTCAAGGTGGTGAGCAGTTCAGCGCTTGCTGAcccccctcagctcctgctcccaggagctgaGCCGGGGTGCTCTGTGCCTGCCCCCTCCTGGTGCTTGGGGAGTGTGATGCGAGCAgcccctcctccttctcctgctcgCATGTGGCCACCCGGGCTGTGACTATATTTAGGCTTGCTTGGCCCCGGGAGGCCCAGCAGACACAGAAATGTGAGCTGAGGCCTCCggcctggccccagcacagcagcaaagcaTAACCGGGGCAGAGATGGGCTTCTCCTGAGGCAGGTACGTGCCCGGCCTCCCTCCCTCTTGTCACAGGGCCCAGCCAGCCCCTCAGAGGAGGGAGGTGGCCCCTGGCTGTGGCTGTCTCCTGTGCTTGGGCCGGGATACTGCTGCACCTTTGTGCACAGCCCTGGGTCATGCTCTGGGTATCTCTTTGAGGTTCCAGGATGGGTGTACCCCCAGCCTCTGCTTTGGGGCTGCTGTGGCTCTTCCTGTGGAAGCTGGCAGCACTTGCCTCTTGCCCACAGGGCTGGTAGGGTGACCTGACATGGTGTGCCCTTAACAAATGAATCAGATTGGGTCTCCTGTCTGGTCCTTAGGGCTAGGCAGCTCAGGgtctccttccttccccccaTGCCCAGCCCATCCTGACGTGTGAGGCCCATTCAGCGTCCCTGCGAGTCTCCTGCACAAAGGGAGGGTCCCTGACTCAGGGATGAGGCAGTCACCAGAGCACCTTGGTTGACTTTGAGGGtcagtgcagcagggaaggtgCTAGAGCCAGAGGGGTCCAGGACCCAGTTGTGCCTGTCCCAACACACCTGTATCCCTGTGGCACTGCTCCAGGGTGATGTTCACGGACGCCCTGGGAGGAGTGGAGCACCTCTTGAGGGCTGTGCCACCCCTGGATGGggtccagctctgcctctgtcTCTCAGCATAGCTCCTtcctctgggctgggctgtccaGGGACTCGGGCTGCACAGGGAGCCTGAGCCCCTCAGCCTGGGTGTGAATGGAGGCTGTCTGGTGCCGCCCTCGGGCTGGTGCTGGCCCTGGGGAGATAAGGGCACGGGCAGGAAGGCGGCCGCCTGCAGAGCCAGGACGCCTGTACCTGACATGGCCGAGTGTCCAGGCAGGGCTCTTGGTGGCGTGGAGCTGGTGGGCACGGTGGATGCCTGCGGGGCCTGGCTGGGCGTGGGGGTGGCGCGGGGACGCTCTCTGCTTCACAGGGAAGGAATTTGGTCAGGCCTGTCAGGCGGGTTGGGACAATCCAGGCCGGATGCGATGGGGGTTCGCTGCAGAGCAGCAAGGGCTCTCCGGGCTCCTGACAGACCCCTGCGTTTGGGAGATCGGGGAGTCTTCAGGACAGGCTTGGAGGATCTGGGTTGGCCGGTCTGAcgctctctcctctccctcagcGGGTGCGTATTACCCGGCGCAGGGGGTGCAGCAGTTCCCAGCGGGGGTCCCCACTGCCCAGGTCATTGTGAGCCAGCAACCACCGATCCCCCCAAAACGAGAACGAAAGACGGTAAGGAGCCATCTGCCTCCAGGCATGGGGGAACTCATGTGCAAGAGGGCGTGCTCAAGTGCAGGAGGGGGATGGTGTCAGCCCCAGGTGCTGGTGGTgtgtgggatgggatgtggTGCAGCATGCCAGGGAAAAGGGTTGGAACACGGTTGTGTCCCCACAGGCTGGAGGGCTTAGCAAGGGAACTGGGGTGCGTGGTGGGTGCTGGCGACCTTGGTCGTCCCGGCGGGCAGCGTTGTGCTGAGTCACAGCTCCCGGGAGGGCGGGGGTGCCGCGGCTGCCAACTGCTGTCTGCTCCCGGAGATGCCGGTGCTCGGAGGCCTCGCATGGGGCCTATTTATAGCGGGGAGCCGGGTGGCTGCCGCCACGGCCCTGTGCCGGGACGCAGGGGCTGCCACTGGGAGGTGGGATGCTGGCATTTTCTCCTCAGAGATGGGTTGAGCTCTGCACTTGGTGTTCTGGGAGCAGGTCGTGTTCAGAAGGTAGAGAGGACAAGACTCCTGGCTGCACTTTGCCGTGCACTGTGGTCCCAGCCAAACCCACGTGTACCCCTCCAGTCACCCCGCAGCAGGGTGCCCTGTAGCTCATGCCGCACCCATGGCAGACACGGGGCATGTGAGGCTGTGAGCATGTAGGGTGTGCCTGGGGTGGCACAGAGCTCACTGTGGTTTCTGTGTGCTGAGGCTAGTCCCCTGTATTGTCCCCAGAATGAGGGGGCGGTCCTTGCAGCCCTTGTGCCAGCACAGTGATGTATTGGGGTCCCCTGATTTCTGATGGCACTGGCTGGGGACCTGCTGGTTCCAGCTGCTTGTTGTGATGACTTgcaaggcactggaacaggccaGTGTCTGTGGGACACTGTGCCCTGTGATGAGAGGATGTGGCACCCACTGTTCCCCACACTGTATGTAGCCAGGACAGGCACTGCAGTGAGTCAGCCTCCATTTTCCCTTTGGAGCACAGTGTCTGTGGGGTGTTGGGCTCATGGAAAGGGGGTGGCCTGTGTGTTGTGTCCTGCACTCTGCCAACAGCTTCCCCACTCTAATCTGATTCTTGGACAGATCCGAATACGAGACCCCAACCAAGGTGGCAAAGACATTACAGAAGAAATTATGTCTGGAGCAAGGACCTCATCCACCCCCACCCCTCCACAGGTAAGTAGATCCTCTGACTTCATAGCTGTGGCAGAATGAAGTGCACATGGCCCTGTTCAACTCCCTCTTTGCCCCCTCAGGCTGGAAGCGGTTCGGAGCCCCAGGCCAATGGAGAGACCTCCCATGTAGCAGTTATTGTCCGGCCCGGTAAGTGcccgtgccagggctgggtgtgCCAGCTGGCATGGCTGCAGCAAGGTTCCCTGGTGTTGGCACTACAGGACGTGAAATGCCAGCCCCACTATTCTTTGGTTCTCCAGACGCTTGTGGGCTCGGAGGCCATCCCTGCATACCTGGGGACCTTGTTGGATCCAGGAGAGTTTATACTCATCTCAGCTGTCCTCTGGGCACTAGAGGACCTCTGTTTTCCCCATCCCCCGTTTGTGATGTGGCTTGGTACATCTGTCCCCATGTCTCCTGAAAACAGAGGGATCTGGGGAGGAATGTGGGATGAGCAGGGAATTACACAGTCATCAGTTAATGCCATCCACCTTGCAGATGACCGCCCGAAGCCTGCGCTGGTAGTGAGCAAGCCTGTCTCCCTGGAGCCCAGCAAGTCGGCATCCCCgtctcctccccctcccctgaTCCCCGAGGTGGAGCCTGTGGTGCTCTCGCCCATGACGCTGGTGCCAATGGAGCCTCCTGTGGACACGGACACGAAAGCGGAGCAGGGCGAGGCGCCACCTGACCCGCAAAAGACGTTAAGCGCCATCACTACAGTGCCAGGGGCTGCGGAGCTGCCCCTTGTGCCCGCGCCCAACATGGACACAGTGGCtgcggaggaggaggaggaagaggaggaggaggttgCTGTTCCCCTCCCGGAGCCCACCCTGCAGGAGCCTGTGCCCCCCGAGGTGCTGCCGGTGCCCGTTGTTCCCTCAATGCCAGCCGTGCCCCTGGTGCCGGCTGCGCCATCGCCACCACCCGTTGTATCACAGGCCCCTGAAGCGCCTGCCAAAcctgcctcccccagccccccaccACCCCGGGAAGAGCCCTGCCCCGAGCCCACTGGTGAGGCCAATGGGGTTTTGGAGGAGACGCCTGAGACGGTCCCTGAGGTGCCCGTGTGCCAGCCAGCGCCGGTCTCTGAGCCGGTGCCAGCGCCCACCCTGGACTCCCCCGTTGCCCAGCCTGAAGAGCTGCCCCTACCCAATGGTGTGGAGGGCACCAGCAAGGTGGAGCCGAGTGAGGAGCAGCCTGAGTCGGATGTCAGCCCTATCTCAGAGCCTgaggagccagcccagcccggcaccCCTGCCTCCCCacctgcagaggaggaggaggaagagagtgAAGGCCCTGGTGAGACCCAGGAGCGAAGCTtgagcccagcccctgccccttcACAGATCTCGGAGGCGACCGCACAAGGTTGGGaatgctgggctgcagggtggTGTTGGGTGGTGTTGGGTGGTGGGGGGCCATGAGTACAGGATGGTGTGGAGAGGGAGGTGCGGTTAGGGGGTACAGGATGTGTATGGGATGCTGAGAGGCACAAGGTGTCTATGGATGGTGGGTTCAGGGAGATGTCTGGGGAGTACATCTATGTAGTGATGTATGGGATGGGTATAGAGGGCTGTGTGTGGGGGATGTCATGGGAATTGGAAGTGTGTTTTATCTGATGTCTTTCTTATGCAGGGGTGTAGGGTGATGTATCAGGGTTGTATCTGAGGATTGTCCCCAGTCACTGAGGACACTGGGAGGTGGAGGATTGGTAGGGAAGATGTAGGGCATGCTGTGTAGGGGTATGCAAGTACACAGTGGTGATTGAGGAAAGTGGGGTGCCCTGGGGATGTGTTggggtttctctttttttctttaagcaccCTGCATAGGAGTTGTTTGGGTTATGTAGGAATGATGGGGAAGGTGGGTTCACAGaatgtgtttatatatatataaagagtGCCTTGGGCAGGGATACAGGGGTGCTTTAGAAGGGCAACTGGGGGCAGATTCATTTCTGGGGAGCATGTGTATGGGCTGGTGTATAGGGGTGCCAGGGAGGGGAATGTGAACGGGAACAGGAATTTGTATGGGAGTGTCCCTGTAAGGGCTGCCTGTAGAGCAGTGTCTACAAGGATCCTCTGACAGGATGGGGAGCATGCACGAGGGTAATGGTGTGCCTGAGAGGCTTTGATGAAGCACATGGTAAATCAGGGTGTTTGGGGATAGGGGCTGTTATGGGATGGCAGAACCACATCCCTGTGGTTCCATCTTGAAGCTCACCTGCCTTGCTGGTGACCCCATAGCTAGTGTCAGGGTACTGGGGCCTGGGAGGGTTCCTGTCTTTGACCTTCCCGCCTCTCCTCCCAGTCGCCATGTCGGTGCCAAAGAGGAAACGaaggctgaaggagctgaaCAAGAAGGAGGCATTAGGTGATTTGCTGGATGCCTTTAAAGAGGTGAGTGTCCCAGGGGTGTGTGGGGGGTCACCCCGTGTCCCATCTCCTCCTGTGATGAACTCTGCTTTGTGCCATCGTGTCTGGGCCACTGAAGCTCTGTGATGGTAATGAGGATCTGAGGTGGGGCGGACACCGAGGAGTGGGGTGAAGGGGACAGGAACAGGCTTGTGTGGGTGACTGCTGTCCCTGTTCCCCCTGCTGCAGTCACAGACTGGTGATAGTGCCTCGGAGGCGGAGAACAAGCCCCCCACGTCTGCCCCTGCCAGTGAAGCAGAGGACGTGGCTCCTGCCCGTCCACAGGAAGAGTCAGAAGAGACGTGGGAGGAGAAAGAAGACAAGTTGGCCCCGGAGAAGGGCAAGGCTGCTGGCCAGAAGTATGGCTACAAGGAAGGTGAGCTGTGCCTGGGCACAGTCCTCTACTGGCAGCCACCACCTCGACCCAGCAGCGGGTGGCATGGTCCCGCTGTCCTAAATTTCCCATTCTCCTCCCATCTTGTCCCCAAGCTTGGCACGGGGTGCAGAACAGAGTTCCCAGCACAAGGGTCTTGTCAGGAGGCGGGGAGCTGGTGGCATCAGGCTTTCTAAGCATGCATGGTTATGCTTATGGTGTACCAGACTGGGGCAGTTCTGTGGTTGTCTACATCTCACCTTGCTTGTCCTTGTGTGGACCCAGACCTGCTACAGCTCAGGATGGAGAATATGGGACAGGCTTCATCAGAGTCTCCCTCTTGCTCCCCACTGCAGAGCAATGGAAGCCGCTGAACCCTGAGGAGAAGAAGCGATATGATCGGGAGTTCCTGCTGGGCTTCCAGTTCATCTTTGCCAGCATGCAGAAACCTGAGGGACTGCCCCAGATCACAGATGTGGTGCTGGACAAGGTTGGTGCGGCCCTGGAAATTGGGGAATTGTGGGTGGTGGTTGGGTGGGAATCTGGCTCCTCGTTGTGCCATGtgaaggcagggcagggacttACTTCTGTGCTGAGGGTCCTGTTGCTGCATCTGCAGTGACCCTTGAACCTGAGTTTGGTGGGTGTGGGGGCACCTCTGGGGCCTTTTTTCCAGTTCCTTGTCCCGGCGCTGAGGCTGGGGGATGGATCCGTCCCGCTCCTCTGCCCCCGGGCATCCTCAGCCGTGTGTACCTTCGCAGGCCAACAAGACCCCACTGCGGGCAATCGACCCCATCCGCATCAGTAGCATGAACTGCAGCCCTGACTTCACCCCCTCCTTCGCCAACCTTGGCCGGCCTGTCATGGGCAACCGGGGCCTGGTGAGTATCTCCTCACTTCATTCCTgccatcctgctctgcctctctgTGATGATCAAGCATTCGAGCCGCTGTGTCTGGGCCACTGATGTCCATGATGGAGTTGAGGATCTGAGTAGGTGGACTGGGGACTTCTGGGAGCAAGCTCACGTGgtcccagagcagagagctgagtTTCTTCTCCATGTGTCAGCCCTCAGGGTTGGGTCCCCGCCGCTCCCAGCAGAACCCGAGGAAGGAGCCCCGCAAAATCATTGCTACTGTGTCCCTCAATGAGGATGTCAAGCTGAACAAGGCTGAGAAGGCCTGGAAACCCAGCAGCAAACGTGCTTCCGAGGAGGAGGATCCTGAGAATATCAAGACGCAGGTGGGAGCTGGGGTGGGCAGGCAGTTGGAGGGCCTGGGGGAAGGGTGCCCAGCTCTTGCTGACCCTGCTGCCCTTGCAGGAACTGCTCCGCCGTGTCCGCAGCATCCTCAACAAGCTGACGCCCCAGATGTTCCAGCAACTGATGAAGCAGGTGATGGAGTTGTCCATCGACACGGAGGAGCGGCTCAAGGGTGTCATTGACCTCGTCTTCGAGAAGGCCATCTCGGAGCCAAACTTCTCTGTTGCCTATGCTAACATGTGCCGTTGCCTTATGGGGGTGAGCAGAAGCTGGGCGGTCTCCTGCTGAGGGGGCAAGGTTTTTTTGGCCATCTCAGCTGAGCTTAGTAGTGTGCAGGTCCTTCCATGAGGAGTGGGGAAATGGGGTGTGTGGATGGAGGACCAAGTTCAGAGTAAGGCCTCACGGTGTTGTAGGGTGGCTTTTCCCTGATCTGAGTAGTGCCACCTTAGTTGCCCAGCTTTTGGGGGAGACACACAACTCATGCTTTTTCTCTGGGTTGTACCTCTCCCTCAGCTTAAAGTGCCCACAACAGATAAGCCCACAGTGACTGTGAACTTCCGCAAGCTGCTGCTCAACCGCTGCCAGAAGGAGTTTGAGAAGGACAAGGATGATGATGAGATCTTTGAGAAGCGGCAGAAGGAGATGGATGATGCCAGTGCTGTGAGTGGTGGTGGGAGTCTGCCGCTGAGGGCTGGTGTGGGTGTCCTTGGGCTGGCTCTGGACACTgagctgccctgctgggcttTTCGTGCAGCCCGAGGAGAAGGCACGTATGAAGGATGAGCTGGAGGAGGCGCGGGACAAGGCCCGACGACGATCCCTGGGCAACATCAAGTTCATTGGAGAGCTCTTCAAACTGAAGATGTTGACGGAGGCCATTATGCATGACTGCGTGGTGAAGCTGCTCAAAAACCACGATGAGGAGTCTCTTGAGTGCCTTTGCCGCCTGCTTACGACTATTGGCAAGGACTTGGACTTCGAGAAAGCCAAGGTACTCCTTGCCCTGCCCTACCTTGCTTGCTCTTCCCTTGCTTTAGGACGAATGTGACCATGGCTCTGTCCCTCTATAGCCCAGGATGGACCAGTACTTCAATCAGATGGAGAAGATcatcaaagagaaaaagacatcATCCCGAATCCGTTTCATGCTGCAGGATGTGATTGACCTAAGACGGGTAAGGTTCATGGAATACAGTTTTCTGGGGACTATCCTGTGTCTGCTGCTTGGTCCCTTGGAGCTGCTGACCTATATCCTTGGAGTGCCAGTAATCCATGTGTCCCCTCTAGGGGAGAGGTGGGTATGTGAGCTGTGGCCAGCCCCAGAGACACCATGCTAGCCCATGCTCTTGGTTATCATGGTAGTGGTAGTGGGCACACAGTAATTGGCGGCTGTTTAATGCAGGGGGGCTCTGGAACTTGAGCCTTTTTGTGCCAAAAGCTGCCACAACACATGGAGAGTGGTGATGGCCAAGGCAGGAGACTAACCTGAGACTTTTGAGAGTGGGATGGCTAGGAAGCAGGAATCcctttctctccatctttcaGCCATCTCAGTTCCcacttcccttcttccctgctctctACAGAATAGCTGGGTACCGCGGCGAGGAGACCAGGGCCCCAAAACCATCGATCAGATCCACAAGGAAGCAGAAATGGAGGAGCATCGGGAACACATCAAAGTGCAGCAGCTCATGTCAAAGGACAAGAGGAGAGGACCCCCTGGGCCATCCTCTGGTGGTGAGTGTCTGGGCTTGGGGGCACTTGAGTTTGCTAGGAGTGGGTTGCTCCTGCTGGACTTTGCTCAAGGCTGGTCTGCACCTTATGACTGTCCCTCTTGTGCTCAGGGCGCAGCAGCCTGGTTGCAGATGATGGCTGGAACACGGTGCCCATCAGCA includes the following:
- the EIF4G1 gene encoding eukaryotic translation initiation factor 4 gamma 1 isoform X4 yields the protein MNKAPQPTGGAPTAPHPAPSPGLPQPTFPPGQTAPVVFNPAPTSQMNTPSQPRQFPAGPRAIHQQGGFRSLQHFYQNRAQPPASASRVQSNTTARPGPPAHVYPAASQVMMIPSQISYTPSQGAYYIPGQGRSTYVVPTQQYPVQPGAPSFYPGASPTEFGTYAGAYYPAQGVQQFPAGVPTAQVIVSQQPPIPPKRERKTIRIRDPNQGGKDITEEIMSGARTSSTPTPPQAGSGSEPQANGETSHVAVIVRPDDRPKPALVVSKPVSLEPSKSASPSPPPPLIPEVEPVVLSPMTLVPMEPPVDTDTKAEQGEAPPDPQKTLSAITTVPGAAELPLVPAPNMDTVAAEEEEEEEEEVAVPLPEPTLQEPVPPEVLPVPVVPSMPAVPLVPAAPSPPPVVSQAPEAPAKPASPSPPPPREEPCPEPTGEANGVLEETPETVPEVPVCQPAPVSEPVPAPTLDSPVAQPEELPLPNGVEGTSKVEPSEEQPESDVSPISEPEEPAQPGTPASPPAEEEEEESEGPGETQERSLSPAPAPSQISEATAQVAMSVPKRKRRLKELNKKEALGDLLDAFKESQTGDSASEAENKPPTSAPASEAEDVAPARPQEESEETWEEKEDKLAPEKGKAAGQKYGYKEEQWKPLNPEEKKRYDREFLLGFQFIFASMQKPEGLPQITDVVLDKANKTPLRAIDPIRISSMNCSPDFTPSFANLGRPVMGNRGLPSGLGPRRSQQNPRKEPRKIIATVSLNEDVKLNKAEKAWKPSSKRASEEEDPENIKTQELLRRVRSILNKLTPQMFQQLMKQVMELSIDTEERLKGVIDLVFEKAISEPNFSVAYANMCRCLMGLKVPTTDKPTVTVNFRKLLLNRCQKEFEKDKDDDEIFEKRQKEMDDASAPEEKARMKDELEEARDKARRRSLGNIKFIGELFKLKMLTEAIMHDCVVKLLKNHDEESLECLCRLLTTIGKDLDFEKAKPRMDQYFNQMEKIIKEKKTSSRIRFMLQDVIDLRRNSWVPRRGDQGPKTIDQIHKEAEMEEHREHIKVQQLMSKDKRRGPPGPSSGGRSSLVADDGWNTVPISKGNRPIDTSRITKITKPGSIDSNNQLFAPGGRLSWGKGSSGGSGAKPADSGRPATSTLNRFSALQQSMPAESSESRRVVQRSSSSRDRSEKAGDRGDRESRSEKGSERLERLDRGERVDRNRSALTKRSFSKETEDRSREREKQGGPEAVRKAASMTEERDRSRETIKQEPTPPATSTKPALSEEELEKKSKAIIEEYLHINDMKEALQCVQELGSPSSLYIFVQNGIESTLERSTISREHMGALLCQLVKAGTLSKEQYYKGLREILEIAEDMEIDIPHIWLYLAELITPILQEEGIPMEELFREITKPLVPIGKATTLLVEVLGLLCKGMGQKTAGKLWRDGGLSWKEFLPEDQDVNKFVTEQKLEYTMGDSSDMPSRKELTSEELCKQMDKLLKENPNNQRIYDWIEANLSEQQVSSNTFIRALMTSVCHLAIVFENPYRVDAAVIRDQAKLLQKYLRDEQKELQALYALQALVVKLDQPPNLLRMFFDALYDEDVIKEEAFYKWESSKDPAEQQGKGVALKSVTAFFTWLREAEDESDNN
- the EIF4G1 gene encoding eukaryotic translation initiation factor 4 gamma 1 isoform X3, whose protein sequence is MNKAPQPTGGAPTAPHPAPSPGLPQPTFPPGQTAPVVFNPAPTSQMNTPSQPRQFPAGPRAIHQQGGFRSLQHFYQNRAQPPASASRVQSNTTARPGPPAHVYPAASQVMMIPSQISYTPSQGAYYIPGQGRSTYVVPTQQYPVQPGAPSFYPGASPTEFGTYAGAYYPAQGVQQFPAGVPTAQVIVSQQPPIPPKRERKTIRIRDPNQGGKDITEEIMSGARTSSTPTPPQAGSGSEPQANGETSHVAVIVRPDDRPKPALVVSKPVSLEPSKSASPSPPPPLIPEVEPVVLSPMTLVPMEPPVDTDTKAEQGEAPPDPQKTLSAITTVPGAAELPLVPAPNMDTVAAEEEEEEEEEVAVPLPEPTLQEPVPPEVLPVPVVPSMPAVPLVPAAPSPPPVVSQAPEAPAKPASPSPPPPREEPCPEPTGEANGVLEETPETVPEVPVCQPAPVSEPVPAPTLDSPVAQPEELPLPNGVEGTSKVEPSEEQPESDVSPISEPEEPAQPGTPASPPAEEEEEESEGPGETQERSLSPAPAPSQISEATAQVAMSVPKRKRRLKELNKKEALGDLLDAFKESQTGDSASEAENKPPTSAPASEAEDVAPARPQEESEETWEEKEDKLAPEKGKAAGQKYGYKEEQWKPLNPEEKKRYDREFLLGFQFIFASMQKPEGLPQITDVVLDKANKTPLRAIDPIRISSMNCSPDFTPSFANLGRPVMGNRGLPSGLGPRRSQQNPRKEPRKIIATVSLNEDVKLNKAEKAWKPSSKRASEEEDPENIKTQELLRRVRSILNKLTPQMFQQLMKQVMELSIDTEERLKGVIDLVFEKAISEPNFSVAYANMCRCLMGLKVPTTDKPTVTVNFRKLLLNRCQKEFEKDKDDDEIFEKRQKEMDDASAPEEKARMKDELEEARDKARRRSLGNIKFIGELFKLKMLTEAIMHDCVVKLLKNHDEESLECLCRLLTTIGKDLDFEKAKPRMDQYFNQMEKIIKEKKTSSRIRFMLQDVIDLRRNSWVPRRGDQGPKTIDQIHKEAEMEEHREHIKVQQLMSKDKRRGPPGPSSGGRSSLVADDGWNTVPISKGNRPIDTSRITKITKPGSIDSNNQLFAPGGRLSWGKGSSGGSGAKPADSASDSGRPATSTLNRFSALQQSMPAESSESRRVVQRSSSSRDRSEKAGDRGDRESRSEKGSERLERLDRGERVDRNRSALTKRSFSKETEDRSREREKQGGPEAVRKAASMTEERDRSRETIKQEPTPPATSTKPALSEEELEKKSKAIIEEYLHINDMKEALQCVQELGSPSSLYIFVQNGIESTLERSTISREHMGALLCQLVKAGTLSKEQYYKGLREILEIAEDMEIDIPHIWLYLAELITPILQEEGIPMEELFREITKPLVPIGKATTLLVEVLGLLCKGMGQKTAGKLWRDGGLSWKEFLPEDQDVNKFVTEQKLEYTMGDSSDMPSRKELTSEELCKQMDKLLKENPNNQRIYDWIEANLSEQQVSSNTFIRALMTSVCHLAIVFENPYRVDAAVIRDQAKLLQKYLRDEQKELQALYALQALVVKLDQPPNLLRMFFDALYDEDVIKEEAFYKWESSKDPAEQQGKGVALKSVTAFFTWLREAEDESDNN